The Cucurbita pepo subsp. pepo cultivar mu-cu-16 chromosome LG15, ASM280686v2, whole genome shotgun sequence genome contains the following window.
caaaagaaaagttctGCTACTTAAGACCATTACTTGACATCTGAAGCCTTGAATGAAGGGGAGTGTTGATATATGATTCAAACTGTTTAAAAATTTGACCAAGttgttagtagatttgaatttttccaCGGTGGCGTAGGATTTACATAATTTACTATTCTGGTTAGTGTATAAGCGTATAAATATTGGAATTATGTAACTATttaacaaaacaataataaaccATTTGCAGATTtgatctattttatttttttctctctttcaaaattccTTTTCCAAAGCATTGATGAGAACCTGCAATTCAGTGTCCTTCAAGGAGGCATGAGTTACATGCCTCTTTTTCTTGGACGATGCGGCGAAGGAGAGTTTGGATCAAGCCAGTTGACGAGGATGACGAGAAGATTAATCAGTAAGTCAGTATGGGTTGAAAgggattaaaattaattagtaagggttgaatttttttacaCTATATATTGTCGTCCCAAGAGCATATTTAAACACCATTCTCGAGTTGCCACTAGAGTAAAGAAGTCATAGTGAAAATCTCAGTAAGGTTGAAAGGGATTAAGATTAATCGGTTCTCCTTGTAAGTGGATTCAATGGCAAAAAGAGAATCATGTATAAAACATGAGCCTGCACAAAAAATAATGTTCTATGTTTTTCATAATTTGTTTATAGTTATTTCTTCAACtatttaaatgtattaaatataatattttacctacttccaaaaatttcataattagaaaaattaatcactcTTAAGCATTTGTATagttaaaaccctattcacccgtTTATGCCAGACCTTCCAAAACTTCTTTCGCAgccagcatcttcattccttttaACGCTCACATGTCCAAGTCTTGAAAAAGATTACAAAGCGCACATTCATAAGTTCTTCGAATTTGTGCCATATACTTGAATTTGGAGCACTCTCAACAACAGTAGCTATATTCATACACCCTCCAATAGTGTAtaaagttccagattttgtgctacatgctaccaccatagcacccttcacaatcttccacgaactctttccaaacaCTGTTGCATAATCtttgctatccaactgaccaatagagatcaagTTGTTCTTGAGACTAGAAATGTatgacatcctttaatgtccacggagtttttatgcaaacatcccatttttcttcaatctccAAAGCTTTGTTGTTAGCAAGATACGccttctcgaaattttcaTACCTGAAATTCtgaaacaactctttatttagTGACGAATAAAAAGATGCACCCAAATCCAAAATCTAAGATTCAATCGAATTGTccacgctgaggattagagcatccccaatgttTTTTGCTGAATGTATAGAATAATCGTCATCCACtaatttgtgattctgctttcttttttatcttgtATAATCTGTTCGAGAgtgacatttttctccacaactccAACATTTTacgtttggtttgttttggagattttccTCGGTTCCTTGATTTGATCGCCCATTGTCTTGGCCCTTCGATCaacattgcctgatgaatcttcGATTTCCCGTTTGTGAATACTTTTGCTAAGAACTACATCTCAAATTTCATtgaacttcagtttatcagatcctcatGAACTACTGATTGTGGCAACAACAATATCTCACTACTTgagtaaagatgacatcaaatcAATgccttaatttcattttcgaaattaatttccgccgaactcagttgacttgtaatcagacatttgtagattgaacagtcttcgcatcaaatacaccttgttcgtAGCCGATAGTTTCTCGTtcatatttgacagcgcctttAACAGATCTGACATTGttttctccttgatgatgttgaacgtCACATTTTTGGACAACATCAATCAGATCAACCCTAAGGCCtgacgatccttgagctttcaCTGCTctgtggtcatggtatccggcttcgtTCCCAACAGGGATTCATGAAGATCTTAAAGGTAcaaacaattttcaatttacatcttctagaaactaaaatcaaaccctgataacttttcaattttaatttttgaactttccatcttcagattgtggtgaatttcgcctagCTCTAATACGAGTTGTTAGGACCGCTCAATAACCcacaagatgaacacaaagaacaggagagagaaaattcaaggagaattattggctaaaggttgtattgatgacttcaagtatatACACGATGAGAGAATatagagaatgaagaaaaatacctaTTGTAATCACTGCATAATgggctatatatatatatatatagggttttaatttactaaatataaattatataatctaCCCATTATATCTCTACTAAATCTTTCTCATATATATGTAAAATCTTTACTAAATATCTAcggaatatatataaataggcATGCTCTGttccagattttttttttaagagaataGATAATCTATCTTTTAACTTGTTTTGACACCCACAAATGGAGTGAAGTTATTTCTTGAAGTTATTTctagaaaaaataagaaaaaaatttaagaattaagtaaaaaaaaagtaagaataaGAGAATGAGAGCGATACAGGTTTATCAGGCTCTAGAAGAATTTCAATATTAGACTCAACTCAAAGGTTAGTATATACTAATCTTATAACTAATTAGAATCTTTTTTAGTAAATCATGAATTTGTCTCTGACAGTGTTAGAATCTTTCCCTCAAtctatttttggtttttgttgtGGGACTTACTTCCTTGTTCCCTCCTCCCCTCTCTCGGTCGTATCGCTATTGGTAACGGAAGTTTTGGAGTTCAGTTCTAGCTTTAGTTTTAgttctcatttttatttttgttcttgttccaGTTTTCTTACTTGGGTTAAAGAGGGAAGTATGTCTATTTAGTCTTTAGTAGGTTAactaaatgattttttattctttgtattggtctaataacttttttttttttttttttttttttttttttttttttttttttttNTTGAATTCACTCTGCCATTGCAACCATCAAATGACTCAATAAAATCAAAGTTGCATAGTTTATCCGTTTGAACACCTTCTCCCTTATTGTTGTAAAATTAATCCAAATTTAACCAGCCAAGTTGAACATGTCTTCAACCATGCAATGATTAAGGGAATATACACCTCAATCAACTTCACTCATTCTCTTGTTCCAGTTTAATTGTTGGCTCACTTACCCATAAAATCTTTCTAACATAGGAGATTTGAATCAAAAGTTACCGATATGTTTCATGTGATGAATATAGTTTGCTAGAAGCGATAAGCATGCCGTCTATATGCGTTTGTATTGCTTCTAGCCAGGgaaattttaacaaatatttcgggttattaaatagatattttataatggatgtatgttttttttataatatttattttaataatttgaaccTTTTTCGATATCTATGAGGGTCCATTTTACTTATCAAAGAGCATGACATGATTAGTAACTATTACATGACTGTGGTCGGGTACACACTAGAGTACCTGATTCTAAAACATTCATGAGGCGCTAATCGAGGAGAAGAATGCTATAGTTTTCTCAGGGGTACTCAACTATGGTAGTTTATATGAGGCTATGTTTTATCCTATAGTCTTTTAGTGGTTATTTTTATGTCCTAATCCTGTACTTTTGAACTTTGGGTAAAATaatcgtatcctatctcaaacatattatTGGACATATCGTACcgtaagtattatcatacaattcacatatcaaATCATATTCATATCGATTCATAAACTATTCACACATCAATATATATGGCACGTGTAGAATCACGGAGCacatgtcaacatcaaatataatcatgccgatagtaagactACTTAATTAGCTTAGATTGGTGTCAATaatttatccttaataaaAGTCGATTTTATCACGGGGCACGtatcaacatcaaatataatcatgccgatagtaagaccacttaatTAGCTTAGATTAGTGTCACCAATTTGTCCTTAATAAAAGTCGATTTTGTCTTTTGTATCAAAGTCAACCTATATAAACTCGTGACATCAATCTCAAGTTCAATTCTCTTAATTTTACGACAGTCCATAGATTAGGTTTCATGCTAACCTTAGAAATTTTGCATGAATAgaatcttaaaatattatatatatatatatatatatagtaattgAGACGCACACTAAGttttattatcaaaataaaaataattaaataattatcatatGAATAAATCAATCGATCAAAAGCAAGAAGACAGAAAGACATAGTTTTAttgtataaaaaatatgaatcaATTGTCACCCAAATattattctaataaaaaataataaaaaaaaaagaaaagtcctAACCAGTGGTAAGTAATGTGTGGTGGGGTTAGATTTGAATGTGTGAGATATAATGAATCAAAACGACCTCGTCTTCTCTCCCACAAAAACTTTCAAAACACCGTCCGACCCGCCAGCCACCAACGTACATTCATCCTCCCCCACTTGCCTCCAACACACACTACTCACCAACCCAtaacccgacccgacccgatcAAACTCCTCCACCCACACCGCCTCCCCCCACCTCTTATCATACACAAACACCCTCTTATCCTCCGACCCGCACCCGATTAAACCCCCATTCCTCCACACCGATAACCCGACGAAGCTCCTCCCATTCACGTGCCCCTCGTACGTGCGCACCACACGTGCACCTCCACCCCCATCTCCCCCCTCCTCCGCCTTCCACATCTTCAAACTCCCATCCGTACTCGCAGACACTATGGTCCCCCCGTCCAGGAACTTCACATACGTCACCGTTTTCGCGTGCCCCTCAAACACCATAACCGCCTCCGTCATTTTCCGCCGGTCGTACCCATACGCTTTCCTGTCTGCACACCCGACTACCACCAACGCGCCGCCGTAGGGATTAAACTCCACGCAACAAACCGGACTCCGTACCATACTCGGCTGCACCACCGCCACACAATCCACACCGTCACAGCGCGTGTCCCACACTTGCACCGTACCATCATCCGACCCCGACGCGCCCACCATTGGTTCCACCGTAGAGTAATCCAAACTCCACACGCGCCGTCCGCCGTGTTCATCCCGTTCAAAAACCGGGACTTTCTTTTCAAGATCATACTCCATGACAACCCCATCATAGTCACCGGAGGCCAAGATCCGTCCGCCGGCACCAGGCTTCCACCGGAGACTACTGAGCTTGGCCGGAGTACAGATACAAAATTCAGAAGCACGAGTATGGTCCAACATAGCAACAGTACCGTCATTGGGCAAGAGATTAGAAAGAGAGTAGCCACGGATTTTTCTAGCGATTCCGGCAGTGGCGATGAGGGAATCAGAAGGGTCGAATTCGACGACGCCGAGAGTGTCGGAAACGGGGCCAATgagggaggaggaggagacgACGGAGGCGAGGGAGAAGGTCCATTCGCGACGGAGCGGCGGGGATTCATTTCCCATTCATAAGGTGtggagaaaggaaaaggaaattgggAGAGGATTTTGGGGGTTTGGGAAGTGGAAGAAATCTACGGCCGCCATTAAACcacctcttttttttcaatctaatttaatttgaagaattagTGATGTGGATAAATGGCGTCgtcatctttcatttcttttggcTTCAATTGCACCgctacttttatttattctctacTCTGAGGACTATGTTTTTAACTGTTTTTGCTCATTCAAGGAATCAAAATCTGACACATTTTTAATATCCACCATCCACCAATAtcttctcaattttatatcaatctcaatttattattaagttttttaaaaaatacatttttaccCACCCTATTTTCATCCCTATTTTGATCCTCACTTTGCTCTCCACTTTCCAAAATACCTCGTGTTAATGGAGATACTATTTGTTACTTATAAATTTACGATCTTCCATTCAATTAACCAACCTGTCACTCACTCttaataatcctcaacaatttttatttaaatttataatttttttattatttaataattcacccattttttaaaattaaaagttagaaatcttaattaaattttgagaataaataaatatatggttTCTAACcaacattttactttttattaaaaataaaaatttgagtaAATGACTTTCTAACCTCGTATTTGTGTATGTTTCCGCGCAAATCTCAGCAATCACTTGTTATGATTCTACATATTGATCgttttgagaaatttttataacaaatgAAGATATCTATTCATCACCTCTTctctaaacaaaaaaagtggGAGGAGTTTATGTCTCAAGAAATCACACGTAGAGATGTTGATAATACACATAGAGTTAATGATATTTCgtaattgattgattgagcAGCAGCTCAAAGACCACATGAAAAGgaatatttattattggaTCCATATCCAAATATAAGAAGTCGAATGGGAGCAACACTTGAAATGACAatgcataaaaaaaacacccaAGAAATTACAGAATAGCTTACTAAAATTGATATGACTAAAATTGATATGACTggtatgaattttttttttaattgattgggtgatatatttttggtataataaaaaaattgatattatgtgatatccaaaatgaaaaagaaattaataccCTACTAAGGAAAAAAGTTAATGGGATGAAGGGGGAAAAAACTTTGAATAAAGCTACTTTGgtgaaaatttaatacaatgtactttaattgaaaatattgttaaattacaatttttattttttatttttttaaatgttattttatgtgtacaatctttttttttagctaaatAATGACGTGGAAATTGGACAATGGTACGTGGAATATGTAGGattaaagaaattgaatattgattaaaattaacaagatttataaataaataaaataaaatcagcATTTAcggtaaaaaaatgttagttgCAGACGTTACTTTTTATTAATCAAGTTGTCTAAAGTTTTATTatgtcaaattaataaatacttCATATCATTATTTAGTGGAGATAATAATGCCAATAATTCGAAAATGTGGTTGAAACTttgctttaaaattaaaaaaaaaaaaaaaaaaaaaaaaaaaaaaaaaaaaaNAGTCTAGTCACGTGGCCCAGCCGTATAATGCCACATGtcaaccatttttattttacaaaatatttaataattataaatttagttttttaatatttttgtgccattttattttcttttattatttacatcaTACCATTGGTAAATATtcaagttaaaaataaaaatgtgaaaataaaaacttccCCTAACTTAATGTTATAACATGTATAATTTGAATCCATACTCAGTGAATTAAACACTTCGTCCCACTTGACTCCTAGTGGTTAGGCTCACgtctaccactagcagatattgtcctctttaagcttttccttaaggtttttaaaatgcgtctattagtgtaaggtctccacacccttataaagatgtttcgttctcctccccaaccgatgtgggatcctcatatttttaataagcTTAATACAATGTTCTTACACTCTCGATAATTGACCATCACCTAAGTTCAACCCTAACAAGTTTACTTTCATCGACCACGTTCAAaggatttgaaaaattgaatttaaaagtcgaagtccaccactagcatataCTGTTCTCActaggttttttctttcaagctTTTCTTTAAGGtgtttaaaatgtgtctgctatgAATGgttttccatactcttataaaattgtttcgtttttctctccaagAAGAAAGTAAACTAACCTCAATAGCCGTAAAATAGGTCTTAACAACGAGTGAAAATGGAACCCACCcgttaatattaattaattaattaattatgatacATTTTAgtgttataaaaatataaaataattgtagTAACCCAACAGCTACTTCCCATCATCCAATCAGATCCACCGAATCTCTAGCTTTTCCTTGGAAAAACATGACATTTTCCAACAACGGTAGTTGATGTAGCGACACACTGAAACCAAAATCCCACATGTGACCTTATgttttatatacatatacataaattcacatgatttttcttatccctttgaataatatatttaatttatcgAGATTTTAACCTTAGtttctatttgatatttatgatCGACTTAAACTTTGATAGTGTCGATATTGTtatcatattaatatttgttcGGTAGTCGTTTTCATTTGGATATCTTTATTAATTCGCCTAAAtaccatatttaaaaatgatgggtgaaatttaattaaattgaagcGAACTCaaatcatattataaaattaaaattttaaaacaaatgaaattaaattttaaaaatgaataaagaaaaaaaaaatattgtaaattgGGAGAGAAATGGATAAATATggcattaaaaaagaaaggataaataaaaaagttcattcatatatatattcgtaCAATAAATGTTAGTTAGGGAAAGGCGCGGTGGTGGGTTTTGCGCCTCATTTTTATGGAAAGGGAAGAAGTGGTAGTGGGTTATTTTGGGaattatatattgattttatatttaaataaatgttgtgGCTGTTGACAGTTGAGGCCCATGGGTTTACGTGGCTTAAACTAAGcctccattttttcttccctttttccaGTGCCACACACCTCTTGTCTCCCACACTTCCCTGTCCAGATCGgtttgagaggagaacgaaacatcctttataagaaTGTAAAAATCTCTCACGTTGAGGGAAAACTTAGAAGGAAAAGTGCAAAGAAAACGAATATTAAGttggagaaattttttaaaccaatTCGAAAGTTTGAGTTAGTTGGGTTAGTAACTTGAGCAACCAGTTCACAACTCAATTCAATCCAACACTCTATTTTTAAGTTGGGTCGAGTTTATCAAACTATAAAAGTAAATGACATAAATCATTTGAGAATCACTTGAttgttagaattttttttaaagtgtttaattagttataagcaaatgtaattattttcttaaataatatatttttaagaaagtttccaaatttgaatatatacaAAAGTCTCCCTTTCTTTCAATTGATttgactttaattttattattatcattattgaaacaatttatttttaatttctttttacgAGTTTAAAAGCTTTAATTTTGTTCCTCGGGTTTGGGAAGCTTAGTTCAAGTtcccaattttaatttttgaaaaatataaatttcgttgatcaatttaattttaatcacatcttttttctaaattctaaTACAATTAATCATCTAACCTGGTAGACAAGTTATGGTAATTTAGCTAATAAATAAGTCTATCTCGAGCTAAACCTAAACCTATAATTTCGACaataatatttgagttttttttttttttttttttaataaaaaaatttatttgaagtcaCCCAAGTAAGCCTAACCctattatatttcaattagaATTGGGGGAGAAAAGACCGCCCATGACCATTCAAGGGGAAATGATGAAACCCATTTATGATGCCTCCCAAACATATTTTCCCATGCTATCATTTTAAAACCCTCAAACAAGCATGGGCTTGGAGCCATCCTCATTCCCCTCCAACCAAATGGGCCATAAAGGTTCACCCGATGGAAAAATGGGGTCACGGGATTTGCGATGCTTCCATCAGtctcacatgggtgccttgcctttgTCTGAAAGTGTAGTAGCACgagacttgagtattttaagaatactCAATAAGCGACTTCCTATCAAGGCTATGCagcaaacacatgcaaatgAGATGACGAGACCTATCcttcaatctattttcctacggtactATCTTAACGGGTAACTtgcacacagcccatacgtgcgagtatgaactcaccagtcagttcgcacactgcTAGGCCACTTTCtttgtcgggcgagcatactctagGAGCTCCTTAGGCTGGACACctgttagaactagtaactgTCACGACAACATTATGTAAAATATAACGATCGTTCTCCTGCCCTTGAGTATACGCATCCGTatcctcgtgatggaataggggtatcctccgaatgcatgaacacacataatgcatgagatatccaatatttctatttttaacattattaaatataaccctGCCATCATTTTCATTCGTATCATAATACTTCTCATATTCAATCCTCCTATCATGCATAATCCTAACGGGATTATGTTTCATGCTATTCATtgtgatttcatgtcatacataTCATGtggtatacatacaatttcatgCTTTCATCATACCATACCATGACGTGCGATTCATATAGAAACTATCTCAGCATTCACATAAACATTCTAAGTATAACACATTATGTCACAGTATATCATACATCGAGTCGTTACAAAACAACATATGTTCACATTACATATGTTTACGTATTAAATCGTACAGTCTAAACACACAATTTATGACACGTGCGAAACCATGagcacgtgccaacatacaacatacaattTTGCATAACCTACGACAATAGAGTCACTTATTTGGTAGGCCTTAGCTGACGTTCTCCCTAATAATTTtacgtaagctcctagctaCTCGTAATGGagtaaaaaaaaggtttacGGTTCGCGGTGATGGCATGCAAGAAGAATTGTAAAAGGGGAAATGGGATTGGAATTTGGGCCGTAGATTTTAGAGTGGGATAAAGGGGTTTTGAGGGTAGGAGTGAAGTATTCAAGGATAAAGATCactctttttatatatatatatatatatatatatatatatatatatatatatatatatatatattttctattttaattgcGCAAATTAGAATGGAGGGAGGGGTTTGACTAAAAATTAGTTGGGCAAAAGTCCATATAATTGACACcactca
Protein-coding sequences here:
- the LOC111811521 gene encoding WD repeat-containing protein RUP2-like — encoded protein: MGNESPPLRREWTFSLASVVSSSSLIGPVSDTLGVVEFDPSDSLIATAGIARKIRGYSLSNLLPNDGTVAMLDHTRASEFCICTPAKLSSLRWKPGAGGRILASGDYDGVVMEYDLEKKVPVFERDEHGGRRVWSLDYSTVEPMVGASGSDDGTVQVWDTRCDGVDCVAVVQPSMVRSPVCCVEFNPYGGALVVVGCADRKAYGYDRRKMTEAVMVFEGHAKTVTYVKFLDGGTIVSASTDGSLKMWKAEEGGDGGGGARVVRTYEGHVNGRSFVGLSVWRNGGLIGCGSEDKRVFVYDKRWGEAVWVEEFDRVGSGYGLVSSVCWRQVGEDECTLVAGGSDGVLKVFVGEKTRSF